The following coding sequences lie in one Frigoribacterium sp. SL97 genomic window:
- the alr gene encoding alanine racemase, with the protein MTHDVTITVDTAALRHNVEVLRAAVAPSAVMAVVKANAYGHGAVECARAFVEAGVDWLGVADLTEAVALRRAGVEAPVLAWLHAPDEDFVEAAALGITPAVSSVDQLEAAVAAGVRAVHLAIDTGLSRNGAVESEWPELFDRAADHDAVVPVEGLMTHVSNASSEDDGLQTARFARASAMLDERGVRPPLLHVAASAAALDYVGTRATMVRFGLASYGLSPYADRTSAELGLRPAMTVTAPVTTVKRIPAGEGVSYGYLFRPERDTSIAIVPVGYADGIDRAASERASVTIGRRTYRVRGRIAMNALVIDVGDDPVEIGDEVVLFGDPALGRQSAADWAEAMGGITYEVVACLAAGLTRRYTA; encoded by the coding sequence ATGACCCACGACGTCACCATCACCGTCGACACGGCCGCGTTGCGCCACAACGTCGAGGTCCTCCGGGCCGCCGTCGCGCCGTCGGCCGTCATGGCCGTGGTCAAGGCGAACGCCTACGGCCACGGTGCCGTCGAGTGCGCCCGGGCCTTCGTCGAGGCCGGCGTCGACTGGCTCGGGGTGGCCGACCTGACCGAGGCCGTGGCCCTGCGTCGAGCCGGTGTCGAGGCGCCGGTGCTCGCGTGGCTGCACGCTCCCGACGAGGACTTCGTCGAGGCCGCGGCGCTCGGCATCACCCCCGCGGTGTCGAGCGTCGACCAGCTCGAGGCGGCCGTGGCGGCCGGCGTCCGCGCGGTCCACCTGGCGATCGACACGGGTCTGAGCCGCAACGGGGCCGTCGAGTCCGAGTGGCCCGAGCTGTTCGACCGCGCGGCCGACCACGACGCCGTCGTGCCGGTCGAGGGCCTCATGACCCACGTGTCGAACGCGTCGTCCGAGGACGACGGCCTGCAGACGGCCCGCTTCGCCCGGGCGTCCGCGATGCTCGACGAGCGGGGGGTGCGGCCGCCCCTGCTGCACGTGGCCGCCTCGGCGGCGGCGCTCGACTACGTGGGGACACGAGCCACGATGGTGCGCTTCGGCCTCGCGAGCTACGGGCTGAGCCCGTACGCCGACCGCACGTCCGCCGAGCTCGGCCTGCGCCCGGCCATGACCGTCACGGCGCCGGTGACCACCGTCAAGCGCATCCCGGCGGGCGAGGGCGTGTCGTACGGCTACCTCTTCCGTCCCGAGCGCGACACGTCGATCGCCATCGTGCCGGTCGGGTACGCGGACGGCATCGACCGGGCCGCGAGCGAGCGCGCCTCCGTCACGATCGGTCGGCGCACCTACCGCGTCCGGGGGCGCATCGCCATGAACGCCCTCGTGATCGACGTGGGCGACGACCCCGTCGAGATCGGCGACGAGGTCGTGCTCTTCGGCGACCCGGCGCTGGGTCGGCAGTCCGCCGCCGACTGGGCCGAGGCGATGGGCGGCATCACCTACGAGGTCGTCGCCTGCCTGGCCGCCGGCCTCACCCGGAGGTACACCGCATGA
- the alr gene encoding alanine racemase: MSAATSLRRATVDLAAYRANLESLIARLDPVDILAIVKADAYSHGAPVLVPEAVAAGIRWFGTVELAPALEMRRLGIGGDASFFAWQLSPSDDLEAAVDLSVDLGVSTFDQLDAVAAVARARGGVALVHLTIDTGLHREGCLPSDWPAFVARAVELRDEGVVRLRGIFSHVSETSEADDQAAARVFEQAVAEAEALGATVEKRHMSSSSAALEHPERRFDMVRMGSNGLGIPVTEGVTAADRGLRQVLTLSASVVKVKRVAAGTGVSYDYTFRAPSDTTLALVPLGYADGVSRRAQGTVHVVVNGAPRPIVGRVAMDQFLVDMGDDPVAVGDEVVLFGPGDQGEMTIGEWADATDTIPEEVACRVGARVPRVYVGGRP, from the coding sequence ATGAGCGCCGCGACGTCCCTGCGACGGGCCACGGTCGACCTGGCCGCGTACCGGGCGAACCTCGAGTCGTTGATCGCCCGTCTCGACCCGGTCGACATCCTGGCGATCGTCAAGGCCGACGCCTACTCCCACGGCGCCCCCGTGCTCGTGCCCGAGGCCGTGGCGGCGGGCATCCGCTGGTTCGGCACGGTCGAACTCGCGCCGGCCCTCGAGATGCGACGGCTGGGCATCGGGGGCGACGCCTCGTTCTTCGCCTGGCAGCTCAGCCCGTCCGACGACCTCGAGGCGGCCGTCGACCTGAGCGTCGACCTGGGGGTGTCGACCTTCGACCAGCTCGACGCCGTCGCGGCGGTCGCGCGGGCCCGCGGCGGTGTCGCCCTCGTCCACCTGACGATCGACACGGGCCTGCACCGCGAGGGGTGCCTGCCCTCGGACTGGCCAGCCTTCGTCGCCCGTGCCGTCGAGTTGCGCGACGAGGGGGTGGTCCGCCTGCGCGGCATCTTCTCGCACGTCAGCGAGACGAGCGAGGCCGACGACCAGGCCGCGGCCCGCGTGTTCGAGCAGGCCGTGGCCGAGGCCGAGGCGCTCGGGGCCACCGTCGAGAAGCGGCACATGTCGTCGAGCTCGGCCGCACTCGAACACCCCGAACGACGCTTCGACATGGTGCGCATGGGGTCGAACGGCCTGGGCATCCCCGTGACCGAGGGCGTCACCGCCGCCGACCGGGGACTGCGGCAGGTGCTCACGCTGAGCGCGTCCGTGGTCAAGGTCAAGCGCGTCGCCGCGGGCACCGGCGTCTCGTACGACTACACGTTCCGTGCTCCGTCCGACACGACGCTCGCGCTCGTGCCCCTGGGGTACGCCGACGGCGTCAGCCGGCGGGCGCAGGGCACCGTGCACGTCGTCGTGAACGGCGCGCCCCGCCCGATCGTGGGCCGGGTCGCGATGGACCAGTTCCTGGTCGACATGGGCGACGACCCCGTCGCGGTCGGTGACGAGGTCGTGTTGTTCGGGCCGGGCGACCAGGGCGAGATGACCATCGGCGAGTGGGCCGACGCCACCGACACGATCCCCGAAGAGGTCGCCTGCCGCGTCGGAGCCCGGGTGCCCCGCGTCTACGTCGGCGGACGGCCGTGA
- the tsaE gene encoding tRNA (adenosine(37)-N6)-threonylcarbamoyltransferase complex ATPase subunit type 1 TsaE translates to MEALGRRMAGSLRAGDLLVLTGPLGAGKTTFTRGLGEGLQVRGQVASPTFVLARTHPTASGTPLVHVDAYRLSGEAELDDLDLDFEGSIVVVEWGAGLLDGVAESWLDIVIERPTGAAEAPVVDAADDGSAGHGPDDEQEVPAPEVLDEPRRVTITPHGTRWADTALLAD, encoded by the coding sequence ATGGAGGCGCTGGGGCGTCGGATGGCCGGGTCGCTGCGGGCGGGTGACCTGCTGGTGTTGACCGGACCGCTCGGCGCCGGCAAGACGACCTTCACGCGCGGCCTCGGCGAGGGGCTCCAGGTGCGCGGCCAGGTGGCGAGCCCGACGTTCGTCCTGGCGCGCACGCACCCGACCGCGTCGGGCACGCCCCTGGTGCACGTGGACGCGTACCGGCTGTCGGGCGAGGCCGAGCTCGACGACCTGGACCTCGACTTCGAGGGCTCGATCGTCGTGGTCGAGTGGGGAGCCGGGCTGCTGGACGGCGTCGCCGAGTCGTGGCTCGACATCGTCATCGAGCGTCCGACCGGGGCGGCCGAGGCGCCGGTCGTCGACGCGGCGGACGACGGGTCGGCGGGGCACGGGCCGGACGACGAGCAGGAGGTGCCCGCTCCCGAGGTGCTCGACGAGCCGAGACGCGTGACGATCACGCCGCACGGCACCCGCTGGGCCGACACGGCCCTGCTCGCCGACTGA
- a CDS encoding YveK family protein encodes MDPQHYWRALLKSWPLVVVLALVGGGAGYAYAQTQPDSFRATSSVFVSATEGSDPNELLQGSSYTQNLVQSYTRLATSSVVLEPVIQQMGLDVTPTQLARQITAENPLNTVIIDVAVVDGDAQRAADVANAVTISLSRQARALSPENTAGNSTLSVAPIAEATPPTSPISPNRRLIALSGLAIGTVLGIALALLRSVVDTRLRTARDVEDLHLVPLLGSVTRRNRGVLALSDEPQGAAADDFRRIRAQLQFADVDRATRTIAVSSVAADEREGGRRSPSTSRWPSPSGASRCSWWTPTCVAADSPSSPPSRTRSA; translated from the coding sequence TTGGATCCTCAGCACTACTGGCGCGCTCTCCTGAAGAGTTGGCCCCTCGTCGTCGTCCTCGCCCTCGTCGGCGGAGGCGCGGGTTACGCGTACGCCCAGACGCAGCCCGACTCGTTCCGGGCCACGAGCAGCGTGTTCGTCTCGGCGACCGAGGGCTCCGACCCCAACGAGCTGTTGCAGGGGTCGTCGTACACGCAGAACCTCGTGCAGAGCTACACGCGTCTCGCCACGTCGTCGGTCGTGCTCGAACCCGTCATCCAGCAGATGGGCCTCGACGTGACCCCGACGCAGCTGGCACGTCAGATCACCGCCGAGAACCCTCTGAACACCGTCATCATCGACGTCGCCGTGGTGGACGGCGACGCGCAACGGGCGGCCGACGTCGCGAACGCGGTCACCATCTCGTTGAGCCGGCAGGCCCGGGCGCTGTCGCCCGAGAACACCGCCGGCAACTCGACGCTGAGCGTCGCGCCGATCGCCGAGGCCACGCCCCCGACGTCGCCCATCAGCCCGAACCGCCGACTGATCGCCCTGAGCGGTCTCGCCATCGGAACCGTCCTCGGCATCGCCCTGGCGCTGCTGCGATCGGTGGTCGACACCAGGCTCCGCACCGCCCGCGACGTCGAGGACCTGCACCTCGTGCCGTTGCTCGGCAGCGTCACGCGCCGCAACCGTGGCGTGCTGGCTCTCTCCGACGAACCCCAGGGAGCGGCGGCGGACGACTTCCGTCGCATCCGGGCCCAGCTGCAGTTCGCGGACGTCGACCGGGCCACCCGGACCATCGCCGTCTCGTCGGTCGCGGCCGACGAACGCGAGGGAGGGCGGCGGTCGCCCTCGACCTCGCGCTGGCCTTCGCCGAGCGGGGCCTCGAGGTGCTCGTGGTGGACGCCGACCTGCGTGGCAGCGGACTCGCCGAGCTCGCCGCCGTCTCGGACGAGGTCGGCCTGA
- a CDS encoding glycosyltransferase family 4 protein, whose translation MSPTRPARPSRGRTPRLPAVRLYESVRTAHLERAHELAPASIVYRVTRYDFDDSLAAGLELVQAGPLASAWLIARSRVETLEVNEPLMTSSLPTTALVLAALAVRRRLTGRRTVVVSYLIGNADPFDAATAPRLRTRLRRRGERVLARAVWRRLDRVVFGTDAARETYARLLGAASPRVTTTTVPALPTRYADAHGGGVRPPAVAFVGSFVERKGLRVLAAAWPLVVAARPEATLTLLGKGALEQEARALSVAQPSVAVEVDPPRPRIHSALEEARVLVLWSQPSPTWREQVGLPIVEGLSHGCTVVTTTETGLADWLDAHGHVVASDPRAPQVLADAIVEALDAGRSADDVLADLPDRDGRLSADDRLFRSAS comes from the coding sequence GTGAGCCCCACCCGCCCGGCCCGCCCGTCCCGGGGGCGCACGCCGCGCCTCCCGGCGGTCCGCCTCTACGAGTCCGTGCGCACGGCCCACCTCGAGCGGGCGCACGAGCTGGCGCCCGCCAGCATCGTCTACCGCGTCACCCGCTACGACTTCGACGACTCGCTCGCCGCGGGGCTCGAACTCGTGCAGGCCGGTCCGCTCGCCTCGGCCTGGCTGATCGCGCGGTCACGGGTCGAGACGCTCGAGGTGAACGAGCCGCTCATGACGTCGAGCCTGCCGACCACGGCGCTGGTGCTGGCCGCCCTCGCCGTCCGACGCCGACTGACCGGCCGCCGCACGGTCGTCGTCAGCTACCTGATCGGCAACGCCGACCCCTTCGACGCGGCCACTGCTCCGCGCCTGCGGACGCGACTGCGCCGACGAGGCGAACGCGTGCTGGCACGCGCGGTCTGGCGCCGTCTCGACCGGGTGGTCTTCGGGACGGACGCCGCGCGCGAGACGTACGCGCGCCTCCTGGGGGCCGCCTCGCCCCGTGTCACCACGACCACCGTGCCGGCCCTGCCGACCCGGTACGCGGACGCCCACGGTGGCGGCGTCCGCCCGCCCGCGGTCGCCTTCGTCGGCTCGTTCGTCGAGCGCAAGGGGCTGCGCGTCCTGGCGGCGGCCTGGCCGCTCGTCGTCGCCGCCCGCCCCGAGGCGACGCTGACCCTGCTCGGCAAGGGCGCCCTCGAGCAGGAGGCGCGGGCACTGTCGGTCGCGCAGCCCTCGGTCGCCGTCGAGGTCGACCCGCCCCGTCCCCGCATCCACTCCGCGCTCGAGGAGGCGCGCGTGCTCGTGCTCTGGTCGCAGCCCAGCCCGACCTGGCGCGAACAGGTGGGGCTGCCGATCGTCGAGGGGCTGTCGCACGGCTGCACCGTCGTCACGACCACCGAGACGGGGCTCGCCGACTGGCTCGACGCCCACGGTCACGTGGTCGCGTCCGACCCCCGCGCACCACAGGTGTTGGCCGACGCGATCGTCGAGGCGCTCGACGCCGGACGCTCCGCCGACGACGTGCTGGCCGACCTGCCCGACCGGGACGGACGCCTCTCCGCGGACGACCGACTGTTCAGGAGCGCCTCGTGA
- a CDS encoding lipopolysaccharide biosynthesis protein: MSRSTTGSAGRPRRGGAMAAVGSTAATKVIVMGLSGVLGIITSRMIIQNFGTDAYAQYGLLSTFPTLLPFADLGIAAIVINAVAGSSSVRTDDFVKRSIVTAFRVLLVSGGIMVAVALLITLAGWWPVLLGEGLLPDGGSLAAGLCLAVFGLVIPLTVGQRILVGLKKTSTQVASQAVVAPFMLLAIGSAVMFSVPVGSYLAVISYVANSLVSVICLIVAARALSPQIGSAVKLVPRIRSYRGVPALGLAWPMLVQMIALPVAMQTGRLLLSHLAGPDELAQYNLASQLFGIVLQTVAAAGIALWPVYAAARSAGRVESPTVPTLWFLLGGLVLGTALAVLSPFLARFVSGGAITLDGWMLVGFVVFVGLQAAKYPVGMYMTDKTGLVFQVLPIVLMVPLNLGLSWWFIGQVGAAGPVLGSAISVALCQLVPNLWYVSRDLGRRRAEAAAGGAAGDDADDDGTVGLDVDEQRGDETATDQAIVERAAAEQASDARSGDGRGDGPEEAR; this comes from the coding sequence GTGAGCCGGTCGACGACGGGCTCGGCCGGTCGTCCCCGCCGGGGCGGAGCGATGGCCGCCGTGGGCTCGACCGCGGCGACGAAGGTCATCGTGATGGGCCTGTCGGGCGTGCTCGGCATCATCACGAGCCGCATGATCATCCAGAACTTCGGCACCGACGCCTACGCGCAGTACGGGCTGCTCTCGACCTTCCCGACCCTGTTGCCGTTCGCCGACCTCGGCATCGCGGCCATCGTCATCAACGCGGTGGCCGGGTCGTCGTCGGTCCGCACCGACGACTTCGTCAAGCGCTCGATCGTCACCGCCTTCCGCGTGCTGCTGGTGTCGGGCGGCATCATGGTCGCGGTCGCCCTGCTCATCACCCTCGCGGGCTGGTGGCCCGTTCTGCTCGGCGAGGGGTTGCTGCCCGACGGTGGCTCGCTCGCGGCGGGACTCTGCCTCGCGGTGTTCGGCCTCGTGATCCCGCTCACGGTCGGGCAGCGCATCCTCGTGGGGCTGAAGAAGACCAGCACGCAGGTCGCCAGCCAGGCCGTCGTGGCACCGTTCATGCTGCTCGCCATCGGTTCGGCCGTCATGTTCAGCGTGCCGGTCGGCAGCTACCTCGCGGTCATCTCGTACGTGGCCAACAGCCTCGTCTCGGTGATCTGCCTGATCGTGGCGGCGCGCGCGCTGTCGCCGCAGATCGGGTCGGCCGTCAAGCTCGTGCCCCGCATCCGCAGCTACCGCGGCGTGCCCGCGCTGGGCCTGGCCTGGCCGATGCTCGTGCAGATGATCGCCCTGCCGGTCGCGATGCAGACCGGCCGCCTGCTCCTCAGCCACCTGGCCGGGCCGGACGAACTGGCGCAGTACAACCTCGCCTCGCAGCTCTTCGGCATCGTGCTTCAGACCGTCGCGGCCGCGGGCATCGCCCTCTGGCCGGTGTACGCCGCGGCCCGCTCGGCCGGGCGGGTGGAGTCGCCCACCGTGCCGACGCTGTGGTTCCTGCTGGGGGGACTCGTGCTGGGCACGGCGCTCGCCGTGCTGAGCCCGTTCCTGGCGCGCTTCGTCTCGGGCGGGGCGATCACGCTCGACGGCTGGATGCTCGTCGGCTTCGTCGTGTTCGTCGGCCTGCAGGCGGCGAAGTACCCGGTCGGCATGTACATGACCGACAAGACCGGGCTGGTCTTCCAGGTGCTGCCGATCGTGCTGATGGTGCCGCTCAACCTGGGGTTGTCGTGGTGGTTCATCGGGCAGGTCGGGGCCGCCGGACCCGTGCTGGGGTCGGCGATCTCGGTGGCGCTCTGCCAGCTCGTGCCGAACCTCTGGTACGTGTCGCGCGACCTCGGTCGCCGTCGGGCCGAGGCGGCAGCGGGCGGAGCGGCCGGCGACGATGCCGACGACGACGGCACCGTGGGCCTCGACGTCGACGAGCAGCGTGGCGACGAGACGGCGACCGACCAGGCCATCGTCGAGCGGGCGGCGGCCGAACAGGCCTCCGACGCACGGTCCGGCGACGGGCGTGGCGACGGACCCGAGGAGGCTCGGTGA
- a CDS encoding glycosyltransferase family 4 protein, which produces MIEVLFASERDVPGWAADHAAGLRPGLWPYGLEALRDADPEARIASVPEPGRLQVLRDRVVPRRASSSGVPSDDVGVTWDENVARRMLLARPHERMYTGVIWVTDRVERGQDVGRMRDVLRRMSGLWVISRGQVEPLRRFVGEDGPPVGFFTFGVDEDFFAARPWPTRPMVLSIGGDRDRDPATLFATLEQVHAERPDVELVVQTTSDAAPPEGVTVVPHVSHRELAELYARASLVAVATRDNLHASGMTVSLEAMATGRPVVMTDTPGIEDYVVHERTGLLAPVGDSAALAGHVLRLLGDEAEARAFGAAGRTLVEERLTTRHLAASLAEFVGASA; this is translated from the coding sequence GTGATCGAGGTCCTGTTCGCGAGCGAACGCGACGTCCCCGGTTGGGCGGCCGACCACGCGGCGGGCCTCCGCCCCGGCCTCTGGCCGTACGGCCTCGAGGCGCTGCGCGACGCGGACCCGGAGGCGCGCATCGCGTCCGTCCCGGAACCCGGCCGCCTGCAGGTGCTGCGCGACCGGGTGGTGCCGCGCCGCGCCTCCTCGTCCGGGGTGCCGTCCGACGACGTCGGGGTGACCTGGGACGAGAACGTCGCGCGTCGGATGCTGCTGGCACGGCCGCACGAGCGCATGTACACGGGCGTGATCTGGGTGACGGACCGGGTCGAGCGCGGGCAGGACGTCGGGCGCATGCGTGACGTGCTGCGACGCATGAGCGGACTCTGGGTGATCAGCCGCGGGCAGGTCGAGCCGTTGCGACGGTTCGTCGGCGAGGACGGCCCGCCGGTCGGGTTCTTCACCTTCGGGGTCGACGAGGACTTCTTCGCGGCGCGCCCGTGGCCCACGCGACCGATGGTGCTGAGCATCGGAGGCGACCGCGACCGCGACCCGGCGACCCTGTTCGCGACGCTCGAGCAGGTCCACGCCGAGCGACCGGACGTCGAGCTGGTCGTGCAGACGACGAGCGACGCGGCCCCGCCCGAGGGCGTCACCGTGGTGCCGCACGTCTCGCACCGCGAGCTGGCCGAGCTGTACGCCCGTGCCTCGCTCGTCGCCGTGGCGACGCGCGACAACCTGCACGCGTCCGGCATGACGGTCAGCCTCGAGGCGATGGCCACGGGTCGGCCCGTCGTGATGACGGACACGCCGGGCATCGAGGACTACGTGGTGCACGAACGCACCGGGCTGCTCGCGCCGGTGGGGGACTCGGCGGCCCTCGCCGGGCACGTGCTGCGGCTGCTCGGCGACGAGGCCGAGGCACGCGCGTTCGGCGCGGCGGGACGGACCCTCGTCGAGGAGCGGCTGACGACGCGGCACCTCGCGGCGTCGCTGGCGGAGTTCGTCGGCGCCTCGGCATGA
- a CDS encoding DUF4265 domain-containing protein: protein MSSGAPRGMARLWPFKRRDAKVPGVGGGTVRTEASEAVEGATHVKVRVLLDQEDGWPDTESEGLWALPLISGDYRLENTPFFAFGMSNGDEVAVSSDADGVLWVSGVVWRRGRMTVRIITSDRDDSLEGILAEFAPLGVTGEGFQQFRLLSFDLGPESDVPAAKRLLAHGAASGRWEYEEADVSDAWLAL, encoded by the coding sequence ATGAGCTCGGGGGCGCCGAGGGGCATGGCCCGGTTGTGGCCGTTCAAGCGCAGGGACGCGAAGGTGCCGGGTGTCGGTGGCGGAACCGTCCGGACCGAGGCGAGCGAGGCCGTCGAGGGTGCCACGCACGTGAAGGTCCGCGTCCTGCTCGACCAAGAGGACGGGTGGCCGGACACGGAGTCCGAGGGGCTGTGGGCGCTGCCGCTGATCTCCGGTGACTACCGCCTCGAGAACACGCCGTTCTTCGCCTTCGGGATGTCGAACGGCGACGAGGTCGCGGTCTCGTCGGATGCTGACGGCGTGCTCTGGGTGAGCGGAGTCGTCTGGCGCAGGGGACGCATGACGGTCCGCATCATCACGAGTGATCGAGACGACTCGCTCGAGGGCATCCTCGCGGAGTTCGCACCCCTGGGCGTGACGGGCGAGGGCTTTCAGCAGTTCCGGTTGCTGTCCTTCGACCTCGGCCCGGAGTCGGACGTCCCCGCCGCGAAGAGGCTGCTGGCGCACGGTGCGGCGTCCGGGCGCTGGGAGTACGAGGAAGCCGACGTGTCGGACGCGTGGCTGGCCCTCTGA
- a CDS encoding ATP-binding protein yields the protein MRSPLTNPFQAGSDVVPDVWAGRTEQLSDWHQVLRPRRRAGLYETGRTILGEPGTGKSSLVRRIARDAAEVGDWVTPQLRMPTGADPLKIIASAVLRLADGAGLRASTRRGVLDLLARVEQVAVTGFSVTTRGADGPEPFTALFELLVELGQAAIEQDAVVVIHVDEVQNIGDEAALSQLLIALGDTLSHEVEVAVPGGGTVSRHLPVAVYLTGLPDFEDMAGARKGATFARRFRTTTLGPLDEGDILEALQPFVIAGWETPGEHGVVETVRMDPAAARAIAALSCGEPFLFQLAGQRAWNVGTAPVVSEDDVVAGWRGAEGEASAHVERILNRLPPREHEFLRAMASLPPAERTLNAIAEAMGLASGAQLGPTSQRLDTVRGVVSRGKPYAFRNRAVEAYLTTDWPRTA from the coding sequence GTGCGATCTCCCCTCACCAACCCGTTCCAGGCGGGCTCCGACGTCGTCCCCGACGTCTGGGCCGGCCGAACCGAGCAGCTGAGCGACTGGCACCAGGTCCTGCGACCCCGCCGACGTGCGGGTCTGTACGAGACCGGACGGACGATCCTCGGCGAACCGGGCACCGGCAAGTCGAGCCTCGTCCGACGCATCGCCCGCGACGCCGCCGAGGTCGGCGACTGGGTCACGCCTCAGCTGCGCATGCCCACCGGGGCCGATCCGCTCAAGATCATCGCCTCCGCCGTCCTGCGTCTGGCCGACGGCGCCGGGCTTCGTGCCTCGACCCGTCGGGGCGTGCTCGACCTGCTCGCCAGGGTCGAGCAGGTGGCCGTGACCGGCTTCTCGGTGACGACGCGCGGCGCCGACGGCCCCGAGCCGTTCACGGCGCTCTTCGAACTCCTCGTCGAACTCGGGCAGGCGGCGATCGAGCAGGACGCCGTCGTCGTGATCCACGTCGACGAGGTGCAGAACATCGGCGACGAGGCCGCCCTCTCGCAGCTCCTCATCGCGCTCGGCGACACCCTCTCGCACGAGGTCGAGGTCGCCGTCCCCGGTGGAGGCACCGTGTCCCGGCACCTGCCCGTCGCCGTCTACCTGACGGGCCTCCCCGACTTCGAGGACATGGCGGGTGCCCGCAAGGGGGCGACCTTCGCCCGGCGGTTCCGGACCACCACGCTGGGCCCCCTCGACGAGGGCGACATCCTCGAAGCACTCCAGCCGTTCGTGATCGCCGGCTGGGAGACCCCGGGCGAACACGGCGTCGTCGAGACCGTCCGCATGGACCCCGCGGCGGCCAGGGCCATCGCGGCCCTCAGCTGCGGAGAGCCCTTCCTGTTCCAGCTCGCCGGGCAGCGGGCGTGGAACGTCGGGACGGCACCCGTCGTGTCCGAGGACGACGTCGTGGCGGGCTGGCGCGGAGCCGAGGGCGAAGCGTCGGCCCACGTCGAGCGCATCCTGAACCGCCTCCCCCCACGAGAGCACGAGTTCCTCCGGGCGATGGCGTCGCTGCCCCCGGCAGAGCGCACCCTGAACGCCATCGCCGAGGCGATGGGCCTGGCCTCGGGCGCCCAGCTCGGGCCCACCTCGCAACGGCTCGACACGGTGCGCGGGGTGGTGAGCCGGGGCAAGCCGTACGCGTTCCGCAACCGTGCCGTCGAGGCGTACCTGACGACGGACTGGCCCCGGACCGCCTGA
- a CDS encoding acyltransferase family protein — MTATPLPSVPVHRRIQGLDLLRGAAILLVLLRHSWPDHFGGAGIVGVVVFFTLSGYLITGLLADDVRRFGRIRYGRFYRNRFFRLIPALLFVLVGLVVMEGLLDVSDTRRFVPRTIGVALTYTMNIPLFNHGSSNFSHLWTLANEEQFYLVWPLVVLVGVRYRKLRVVVAVTAGVLLVLLVATVAWHRDDIGTIYNYPTTWTISMVVGAAAKLAEPRLDALVGGRRSARAAVVGAVALVAMALVPEAKDHLVTYLVGGSAIGVSTVLVLWKLKEWTVVPRGLGLLVKLGVISYAVYLWNYPVSWWLRDGGAPEVPVTTVVVSIAAGIVSWVVVERPVAGLKARLEKRATDRPERPEAVSAARS, encoded by the coding sequence ATGACCGCGACGCCCCTGCCCTCCGTCCCCGTCCACCGTCGCATCCAGGGGCTCGACCTGCTGCGCGGAGCCGCGATCCTGCTCGTGCTGCTGAGACACTCGTGGCCCGACCACTTCGGGGGCGCGGGCATCGTCGGGGTGGTCGTGTTCTTCACGTTGAGCGGCTACCTGATCACCGGTCTGCTCGCCGACGACGTCCGACGCTTCGGTCGCATCCGTTACGGACGCTTCTACCGCAACCGGTTCTTCCGGTTGATCCCGGCGCTGCTGTTCGTCCTGGTCGGCCTCGTCGTCATGGAGGGGCTGCTCGACGTCTCGGACACCCGCCGGTTCGTACCCCGGACCATCGGCGTCGCCCTCACGTACACGATGAACATCCCCCTGTTCAACCACGGAAGCTCGAACTTCAGCCACCTGTGGACCCTGGCGAACGAAGAACAGTTCTATCTCGTGTGGCCGCTCGTCGTCCTGGTCGGCGTCCGCTACCGCAAGCTGCGCGTCGTCGTCGCCGTCACCGCCGGCGTCCTCCTCGTCCTGCTGGTCGCCACGGTGGCCTGGCATCGTGACGACATCGGCACGATCTACAACTACCCCACGACGTGGACCATCTCGATGGTCGTCGGCGCCGCGGCGAAGCTCGCCGAACCACGGCTCGACGCCCTCGTCGGCGGCCGCCGGTCCGCTCGGGCGGCCGTCGTCGGCGCGGTGGCGCTGGTCGCCATGGCCCTCGTGCCCGAGGCGAAGGACCACCTCGTCACCTACCTCGTGGGTGGTTCCGCCATCGGCGTCAGCACCGTCCTCGTGCTCTGGAAGCTCAAGGAGTGGACGGTCGTGCCGCGGGGGCTCGGCCTGCTCGTCAAGCTCGGCGTCATCTCGTACGCGGTGTACCTCTGGAACTATCCGGTCAGCTGGTGGCTCAGGGACGGCGGCGCCCCCGAGGTGCCCGTCACGACGGTCGTCGTCTCGATCGCGGCGGGCATCGTCAGCTGGGTGGTCGTGGAGCGCCCCGTGGCGGGCCTCAAGGCACGGCTCGAGAAGCGCGCGACGGATCGGCCGGAGCGACCCGAGGCCGTCTCCGCCGCCCGGAGCTGA